One genomic window of Cannabis sativa cultivar Pink pepper isolate KNU-18-1 chromosome 2, ASM2916894v1, whole genome shotgun sequence includes the following:
- the LOC133034210 gene encoding uncharacterized protein LOC133034210 yields the protein MTETRSSIKALKNQMGQLATQIATHPEGNLPSTTKVNPKENCKAITLRSGKKYEGPDERQPVEEEVQDQPAPTPAKKKNTEGLAPKEASPPVSIDHHVKIPYPQRLQKTNLDKLFLKFLEVFKKLHINIPFAEALEQMPSYVKFMKEILSKKRKMEDYEIVALTERCSAILQKKLPPKLRDLGSFTIPCTIKRIEGINALCDLGARINLMPMSVFRKLQLGEAKPTTVTL from the coding sequence ATGACAGAAACTAGATCATCCATTAAAGCCTTGAAGAATCAGATGGGGCAATTGGCGACACAAATAGCTACCCACCCTGAAGGAAACTTGCCTAGCACAACAAAGGTGAACCCAAAAGAAAACTGTAAGGCAATCACCTTGAGAAGTGGGAAGAAGTATGAAGGGCCTGATGAGAGACAACCAGTGGAAGAAGAGGTTCAAGATCAACCGGCACCGACAccagcaaaaaagaaaaatactgaGGGTCTTGCACCAAAGGAAGCTTCTCCACCAGTCAGCATAGACCACCATGTAAAGATCCCTTATCCGCAGAGGCTCCAAAAGACCAACCTAGACAAGttgtttttgaaatttctaGAGGTATTTAAAAAGCTGCACATCAACATCCCCTTTGcagaagccttggaacaaatgccaaGCTATGTGAAATTCATGAAAGAAATCCTGtccaaaaagagaaaaatggaggactatgaaatAGTGGCATTGACCGAGAGGTGTAGTGCGATATTGCAGAAGAAACTTCCTCCCAAACTCAGAGATCTTGGGAGTTTCACCATACCTTGTACTATCAAGAGAATAGAGGGGATAAATGCATTGTGTGATTTGGGAGCAAGAATCAATTTGATGCCTATGTCAGTTTTTAGAAAATTACAGTTGGGAGAAGCAAAGCCTACTACAGTGACCTTGTAA